A DNA window from Helianthus annuus cultivar XRQ/B chromosome 15, HanXRQr2.0-SUNRISE, whole genome shotgun sequence contains the following coding sequences:
- the LOC110912954 gene encoding DNA-binding protein K10-like encodes MVRGLPIEYDTIAAIINEKKPTWEVARGMIEDEQSRIAARSNNNRDTVLLHSTNQPSSDENKSPYPNGYRGKNYDPTKAARGRGAHTRGGRNGGTNRNNSSQSGRGSGHWGTSSNSPLNTHNYYHSGTPPAPPQQSWFAHTQHYNQPNWTPPPTPYPSQPAPYHPQPNTNQHPSPHQAHLAHQPPPGFSQQPGNALCPSDIGVALSNMTLNYSDPRWNMDTGASSHITSDQGPQGWMPPFPPQ; translated from the exons ATGGTACGTGGTCTTCCTATTGAATATGACACTATTGCTGCGATCATTAATGAAAAGAAACCTACTTGGGAAGTTGCACGTGGCATGATTGAAGACGAGCAAAGTCGTATTGCAGCTAGGTCGAACAACAACCGAGACACGGTTCTTCTACATTCTACTAATCAACCTTCATCCGATGAAAACAAGTCTCCATATCCCAATGGCTATCGTGGTAAAAATTATGACCCGACAAAGGCGGCTCGTGGCCGTGGAGCTCACACTCGCGGTGGTCGAAACGGTGGCACAAACAGGAATAACTCTTCACAATCTGGTCGTGGATCCGGGCATTGGGGTACGTCGTCCAACTCTCCATTGAACACACATAACTATTATCATTCTGGTACACCTCCTGCACCACCACAACAGTCGTGGTTTGCCCATACTCAACATTATAATCAACCTAACTGGACACCACCACCCACCCCCTACCCATCCCAACCAGCCCCGTACCACCCACAACCCAACACCAACCAGCATCCGTCTCCTCATCAGGCCCATCTAGCCCATCAGCCCCCGCCCGGTTTCTCTCAGCAACCCGGTAATGCGTTATGCCCTTCGGATATTGGCGTTGCTCTCTCCAACATGACACTAAACTATTCGGATCCGCGCTGGAACATGGACACCGGGGCCTCGTCTCACATCACCTCGGATCAAG GACCTCAAGGATGGATGCCTCCTTTCCCGCCACAATAG